The genomic DNA CAGCGCCGTGGGTTCTCCCCCGCGGCGTTTGTGCCGGAAGCACCAACTGTCCCCACCGGACGAGAGCGACCTCCGCGCTATTCGAAGAGGTCTATCCCGCCATGCTCAAGAACATCCTTCCCCGTGGTCGCAGTCGTTCCCTGAACCGCACCCAGAAGGCCGCGATCGCCGGTGTCGGCGCGCTCGGCGCCGCCGCCGTCGCCCTCACCGCCGTTCCGGCCAGCGGCCAGACGACGACCACGAGCGAGGCCGCTCCGACGGCCAAGGTGGCGTACAGCACCAAGCAGATCCAGGACGTGCACGCCGGTGTCACCGGCCAGCTCGCCGGCGCGAGCCAGAAGGTCGCCGCCATCGAGGCCAAGAAGGAGGCGGCCGCCAAGAAGGCGACCGCCGAGAAGAAGGCCACTGCCAAGAAGGCCGCAGCCAAGCGTGAGGCGAAGGAGACCACCAGCCGGTCCGCCCAGCGCACCGAGGTCAAGAAGGCCGCGAAGTCCTACCCGAACAACCTCGACGGCTGGATCCGCGAGGCCCGGGCCATCCTGGCCAAGCACGACATCCCGGGTACCTACGACGGCATCCACCGCAACATCATGCGGGAGTCGTCCGGCAACCCGAAGGCCATCAACGACTGGGACATCAACGCCATCAACGGCATCCCGTCGAAGGGCCTGCTCCAGGTCATCCCGCCGACGTTCAAGGCGTACCACGTGCCTGGTACCTCCTGGAACATCTACGACCCGGTCGCCAACATCACCGCCGCGTGCAACTACGCCGCGGACAAGTACGGCACCATGGACAACGTCGACAGCGCGTACTGAGGTCGGCGCGGACCTCTTCACGACGTCGCCGACGCCGCACCGTACGCCGAAGGGCGGCACCCTCCTGACGGGGTGCCGCCCTTCGGGGCGTGCGGGCCGGGCCTTCTGGCCCGCCAGACCTCGGCCTACTTGCGCATGACCTCGGGCTCGTGCCGGCGCAGGAAGCGGGCGACGAAGAAGCCGCAGATCACACCGAGGACGATCAGGGCGACCATGTCCATGCCCCAGGCGCCCACGGTGTGCTCCCACAGCGGGTCGGCCTCGGCGCCCTTCTCGGGCGGGCTGATCTTGTTGAAGTCCAGCGTGGCACCGGCAGCCGCGACCGCCCAGCGCGAGGGCATCAGGTACGAGAACTGGTTGACGCCGACCGCGCCGTTCAGGGCGAAGAGGCAGCCGGTGAAGACGACCTGGATGATCGCGAACATCACCAGCAGCGGCATGGTCTTCTCGGCCGTCTTCACCAGCGAGGAGATGACCAGGCCGAACATCATCGAGGTGAAGCCCAGCGCCATGATCGGCAGGGACAGCTCGACCAGCGTCGCGCCGCCCAGGACCAGCCCCTCGTCGGGGATCTCCCGGGTGGCGAAGCCGATCACACCGACCAGCAGGCCCTGGAACACCGTGATCAGGCCGAGCACGAAGACCTTGGACATCAGGTACGCGGACCGGGACAGGCCCGTCGCGCGTTCCCGCTCGTAGATCACCCGTTCCTTGATCAGCTCACGGACCGAGTTCGCGGCACCGGCGAAGCAGGCGCCGACCGCGAGGATCAGCAGGACCGTGGTGGCGGTGCCGTTCGGGATGATCCGGCCGGTCTGCGGGTTCGCGGGGTTGGGCAGCAGGCCCTTGTCCGCGTCGATGAGCAGGCTCACCGCGCCCAGCACGGCCGGCAGGATCACCATCAGGGCCAGGAAGCCCTTGTCCGAGGCGATCACCGACGTGTAGCGCCGCACCAGCGTGACGAACTGGGACATCCAGCCCTGTGGCTTCGGCGGCCTCATCGCCTGCATCGGCGGAACCTGTACGGACTGCGGCGCGACGGCGTCGAGGTCCGCGGCGTACATCTGGTAGTGCTGCGAGCCCTTCCAGCGGCCCGCCCAGTCGTAGTCGCGGTAGTTCTCGAAGGCGGAGAAGACGTCGGCCCAGGTGTCGTAGCCGAAGAAGTTCAGCGCCTCCTCGGGCGGGCCGAAGTAGGCCACGGAACCGCCCGGCGCCATCACGAGGAGCTTGTCGCAGGTCGCCAGCTCGGCCACCGAGTGGGTGACGACGAGGACGGTGCGGCCGTCGTCGGCGAGACCGCGGAGCAGCTGCATGACGTCGCGGTCCATGCCCGGGTCGAGGCCGGAGGTCGGCTCGTCCAGGAAGATCAGCGACGGCTTGGTGAGCAGCTCCAGGGCGACGGACACGCGCTTGCGCTGGCCGCCGGACAGGGACGTGACCTTCTTGTCCTTGTGGATGTCCAGCTTCAGCTCGCGCAGCACCTCGTCGATGCGGGCGTTGCGCTCGGCGGCCGTGGTATCGGCCGGGAAGCGGAGCTTCGCCGCGTACTTGAGCGCCTTCTTGACGGTCAGCTCCTTGTGCAGGATGTCGTCCTGCGGGACCAGACCGATGCGCTGGCGCAGTTCGGCGAACTGCTTGTACAGGTTCCGGTTGTCGTAGAGGACCTCGCCCTGGTCGGCCGGCCGGTAGCCGGTGAGCGCCTTGAGCAGGGTCGACTTGCCGGATCCGGACGGGCCGATCACCGCGATCAGCGACTTCTCGGGCACGCCGAAGGAGACGTCCTTGAGGATCTGCTTGCCGCCGTCGACCGTGACGGTCAGGTGCCGGGCCGAGAAGGAGACCTCACCGGTGTCGACGAACTCCTCGAGCCGGTCGCCGACGATCTGGAACGTCGAGTGACCGACGCCGACGATGTCGGTCGGGCCGAGCAGCTGGGAGCCGCCCTTGGCGATCGGCTGGCCGTTGACGTACGTGCCGTTGTGCGAGCCGAGGTCGCGGATCTCCATGCGCCCGTCGGGCGTCGAGTGGAACTCCGCGTGGTTGCGGGAGACCTGGAGGTCGGAGACGACCAGGTCGTTCTCCAGGGCACGGCCGATGCGCATCACGCGGCCGAGCGAGAACTGGTGGAACGTGGTCGGGCTGCGGTCCCCGTGGACCGGTGGCGCCCCCGCCGCGCCGCCTGGTCCCTGCTGCTGGGGGAAGTGCGGCGCAGCCTGCTGCGGCGGCTGTTGCTGCTGCCAGCCGGCCTGCTGGGCCTGGTGCTGTTGCCCGTGCTGCGGCGGCTGCTGCGGCGGCGCCTGCTGCTGGAACGGCTCCTGCGCGGGCGGCGCCTGCTGGGCCCAGCCCGCGTTCGCGCCCTGCGCGGCGTACGGCTGCTGCTGCGGCTGTTGCGGCTGGGCCTGCGGCGCGCCGGCCGGGGCCTGTGCGCCGGTCAGGCTCACGCGCGGCCCGTCGGTCGCGTTGCCCAGGTTCAGCACCGTGCCGGCGCCGAGCTCCGTCTGCTGGACCCGCTGCCCGTGCACGAACGTGCCGTTGGTGCTGCCGTGGTCCTCGACCACCCAACCGCGGCCGTTGAAACTGATCGTGGCATGCCGCCAGGAGACCCTGGCGTCGTCGAAAACAAGCTCCCCCTGCGGATCGCGTCCTAGCGCGTATGACCGGGACGGATCGAGCGTCCAGGTCCGTCCATTGGATTCCAGTACGAGTTCCGGCACTCCAGCCCCACTGAGTTGTCCCCCGATGTGCTCCCGTCGCGGGGAGTCTAGGGATGTCGAACATCGGGGGGAACTATTTCAGGCTCGGGGCCCTGACCGAAAGTCGGGCCTTGTGAAAAGTGCGTAGGCGCCCATCGGCCGTTCCCGTTGACGGGGTTGAAACCTGCCCGGAGAGTGGTATTCCACGCGAGGGGGACATGCGCGGCAACCTGACCGCGCAGCGGATCGGGGGGTCTGCCATGAGCGCGTCCACGAGCGTCGACACCGAGGGGCACGGCACCCGTGTGCCGTGGGGCGACGTACTGCTGTCCGCGATCGCCTCCGTGAGCTGGGCATTGATCGGCATGGCGGGAACGGCGGCACTCGGCCTGCGGCTGCTGGACGCGGACGCGGCGGGCTCGCTCGGGCCGATGACCGCGGCGGTCGTGGCGCTCGGGGCGGGTGGTTCGGTCACACCGGCCGGTGATGTGTCCGCGTTCGGTCTGAAAGGGGCCGAGGCGCACACGGCCATCGAGATCACGCCACTGGGGGTGGGCCTGGTCGGTGCGCTGTTCCTGTCGTTC from Streptomyces sp. CB09001 includes the following:
- a CDS encoding transglycosylase SLT domain-containing protein, with the translated sequence MLKNILPRGRSRSLNRTQKAAIAGVGALGAAAVALTAVPASGQTTTTSEAAPTAKVAYSTKQIQDVHAGVTGQLAGASQKVAAIEAKKEAAAKKATAEKKATAKKAAAKREAKETTSRSAQRTEVKKAAKSYPNNLDGWIREARAILAKHDIPGTYDGIHRNIMRESSGNPKAINDWDINAINGIPSKGLLQVIPPTFKAYHVPGTSWNIYDPVANITAACNYAADKYGTMDNVDSAY
- a CDS encoding FHA domain-containing protein, giving the protein MPELVLESNGRTWTLDPSRSYALGRDPQGELVFDDARVSWRHATISFNGRGWVVEDHGSTNGTFVHGQRVQQTELGAGTVLNLGNATDGPRVSLTGAQAPAGAPQAQPQQPQQQPYAAQGANAGWAQQAPPAQEPFQQQAPPQQPPQHGQQHQAQQAGWQQQQPPQQAAPHFPQQQGPGGAAGAPPVHGDRSPTTFHQFSLGRVMRIGRALENDLVVSDLQVSRNHAEFHSTPDGRMEIRDLGSHNGTYVNGQPIAKGGSQLLGPTDIVGVGHSTFQIVGDRLEEFVDTGEVSFSARHLTVTVDGGKQILKDVSFGVPEKSLIAVIGPSGSGKSTLLKALTGYRPADQGEVLYDNRNLYKQFAELRQRIGLVPQDDILHKELTVKKALKYAAKLRFPADTTAAERNARIDEVLRELKLDIHKDKKVTSLSGGQRKRVSVALELLTKPSLIFLDEPTSGLDPGMDRDVMQLLRGLADDGRTVLVVTHSVAELATCDKLLVMAPGGSVAYFGPPEEALNFFGYDTWADVFSAFENYRDYDWAGRWKGSQHYQMYAADLDAVAPQSVQVPPMQAMRPPKPQGWMSQFVTLVRRYTSVIASDKGFLALMVILPAVLGAVSLLIDADKGLLPNPANPQTGRIIPNGTATTVLLILAVGACFAGAANSVRELIKERVIYERERATGLSRSAYLMSKVFVLGLITVFQGLLVGVIGFATREIPDEGLVLGGATLVELSLPIMALGFTSMMFGLVISSLVKTAEKTMPLLVMFAIIQVVFTGCLFALNGAVGVNQFSYLMPSRWAVAAAGATLDFNKISPPEKGAEADPLWEHTVGAWGMDMVALIVLGVICGFFVARFLRRHEPEVMRK